GTTGCAGTTTGctgtccccctagactgtaaactccttgtgggcagggagtgtgtctgttatattgttcaatAGACAATATAcaatagtactctcctaagtacgtagtacagtgctctgcacaaagtaagggctccataaatacgactgattgactgactgactgaatgtgatTGATCCAAATTATCCAAAGGTATGAGTCACAGTTCCCCCAACAGCAGGGATGATTTTTTTAGTTCTACCAGAAGTTTAATGGTGTTGTCCCAAACCACTGACCTGTTAAAACCgattcttttccctccccccagttCTTTCCCAATCctatgactttaaaaaaaaaaaaaaagtttttcggTTTCTTGGTAGCTCTGGTGCACCCTGCCTACCCCATCTCCATGAtttcccccattctccctcctggtgGGTTTTCACGGAACGTTGTTTAGCAGGGACTCACCCCTCCAGGACCCCCACTGCCAAAAGAATCAAAGCAGACTGGAGTGAGGGAAAGGTAGAGTCCCAggcctcatccccacccccttctggccTGGTTCTCACTTCTGCGGTGGTCCCAGGGCCAGCAGAGGCTACGGCAAATGGGCCTAAAAAATGCAGTACGAGGTGAGAAGAGAACACAAGTTAAAGgttgagagaggtggggagagtcacccaggagtcagagaaatggggaaaaaatttaAAGCTAtaaagggacagagaagaggaaagtttttttgtttgttttaaagagTAGTGGTCTGAGGGCAGAATGAGGATGATCTTGCGGGGTTGCCATCAAGGACACCAGCATGAGGCAGTGTGACATATTGAACTTCTGGAGGTCAAAATTGGTCCCACTGTCACCTAAGAGATGTCATAAGTAAGAACCAAATTCAGGAAGCCCTTAGCTGGTCTCATGTATGTGTACACCTTTTCAAACATAAATTCAGGTCCTCAAAAGGGCCCTGATCCTGTTTGAAATAATTGAAGTTCATTTGACTCCAAAATATTTGAATGGTGgcatttctcctttccccaccttcttcccccaaagaaaaaacaacaaacagaacAACTATTTTCACCCAAATTCATCTGTCAGATGCACAAACACTGGATTAATGCTCTTGGTCTTTCTAGTTCTACATTTAAGATCTAgttaaattatttttcatttttctctatctCTCAATCCTGTCTTCTTTTTTCTTAGTGATACCAAACCAGATTCCACTGGATTTTGTTCATGCTGCCAAAACTCTAGCCCTTGTGCTAACATGTTTAGGCTGCTGTCCTCTTAATTCACGGTGCCTCTCCACGCTCCAGTATTTCCAAATCTCTCCTAAGTCTTAACCATTTTAACAACATTTTCcacagcgctctctctctctctctctttcagagtTTCAGATAtcactttttcttttcctgaaatCTGTGGAAGCCTGTTTCTTCTTTTCTGAGCTCCTCAATTTTCCCCAACTCTTGAAACAATTTTTCTTAAACTCATCCATATCAGAATAGGAAATGTTTCCACATTCAGTCTTCGTGATGATTCTGACGGTGTCTTCCTTTTTCAGTTATTTTACTTGTTCTTTAGGTGACTGAGAAACAACCATAATAGCTAATAGTACTAGAGAAATATTAAGGttttaaaatgaaagaattgAGCAATTAATCCTCATGCTGTAAAAGTTCTGAAATCCCTGTGTATGACGCGATCATTTATTTGTTCTTTTCTAAATAGTTGCACATCTCACCTACAAACATCTTTGATGAACTGTGGCATCATGCCAGCTTAAAGTAAAAATCCACAACTTTCACCGAGAAGGCCTATTCTAGGAAGAACAATACCTTCTATTGCCTTGGCATCCACCCTGATTGGATCAGTTCTCCGTCTGAGTACAAGAAACTGATGCCCGATCCATAAACACTAAGAAATATTCTCCCCCTCTTTGCATCAGGGTGGAAAATCCCTTTAGACTTTGTGCATTTTTTTGCCTGATTTTCTCCCAGTCTGAACCAGAAATACTGAGCCATCACCTTTCTGTTCAGATAAAAATTCCACTGTACTTTACTCCaaagaagaatggggaaacaagCAACAATTTTGTTGATAATAGTCACAAAAATACAGCTTTTACGATGTTAAAGGACATAAGCACATCCATGTTCCCAACTATTCTGTAACTAGCAACAGATTAGACATCTAAAAGTTTTATGTACAGCAGTAAACGTCCTAAGAACAACACTTTTCAAAAGTCAACAATTTCTTCAAAAGTGCAGCAGTTGAAAGATGTTTTGAGACAGGTAAGAGTATTTGGAACATACCTGATGCAATTTAGACTTCACTAAAGATGAAGTCTGTATTTACCAGCCCTTGAATGTTTCAAGTAAGgcgctactttttttttttttttttgttaggttttagaaaaacaaaagaaCAGTCCTGAAATTGAACACCAAGGTTGGGTTATTTCCTCagacttgtcagctctgtgaaaaCTTTCAAAGAGGATGGGTGACGCAGTGACTTTCCGCTGAGTTGCAGCTCTTCCTTTGCTCCAGAGTCTCCTGGGTTTCTCCCCCGGACTTAGTTGCTTGGGAATCTGTTATTCACTTAAGAGCTGGCTTGCTCCCCTTGCTTCCCACACCTCAGGACACCCTGGGAAAGGTCAGTCACAGCCTTAGAGGAGGCGCTATTATTCCTTAGGCACTGCCTGCTCAGGACACGGTGACAGAATGAAGCTAGACAGTTTGCTTTAACCTGCCTGCCAGCCAAACCACAGGAAGTGTCAAATCAACTGCGGCCTTGAGCTACTTGTGGCAAAAACACAGTCTCAACAGCTGTTCTTGGTTTAATGTGGTGCACAAGCACGCACAAACCCTAAGAAATAGGAACTGCTCCAGTACAGCCATCTACTGTAGCACTGGAAGCTTCTCGGAACCCAGAAAGGCCCTGCTTTAAATGTCAAGTGCCAGAAAAGAGAGCATTATAACAATTTCCGAGTAGGTCTAGAGCAGGAATGCTTCAATAGTTTAACACTGAATTCTTCAGTTTTGGTCCCCTCCTCTCTAAGGACACTGGGCCTTGAAAAGGACAATGCTGATGGAAAAGAATTCAGGTGCCAGCAGGTTTTCCTTTAGAAGGAACATGCTAGTACAGTATTGCTTTGCAGGAAAATGAGCTAGCCCAGATAAAAGTTGGCCAGTTTACTCTGTCCTCACCAAGAAGGAAAGAGCTGGAGGAATGGGTAAAAGGCAAAATACTCTTTTTCTGCCTCACATAGCCAACTCTCGCCAATTAAATGAACTGAAAACAAGCTATTTTTTTGTTTGACATGAGTGATTGCCGCAGATTTCTCTAGCTAAGATGTAGTTACAAAAGTAGCCAGTAGTCACTGTTTAGGGCATAAATTGATTGCCGTTGTATTCTCCAAAATCTATTTTGTTCCAAGCCATATGAGGGTTTGGTGTGGCAGTATTGTTGAATCTCAAGGAGGAGTGAGAGGCTGTCGTCAGACCTTCCTCTGGGCCCAAGATTGGTTGCTTCTGGAAGCAATTCAACCACAGAGTTTGAACCTGGTAAGGAGGTTCACCATCACCCCAATATTTCCCATGGGAATGTTTTCCACAGAGTTCTTCtagatttctttttctcctttctgtgcTCAAAAATCTCAATGAACTTCATTGTGACCCAGGGTATTGGTGCAGCTTCACCCTCGGGTTGAATTTCAGTATGCTGCAAATTCCATTTTGGATTTCTGGACACATTTGGGTGAGGGGTATGGCTCAGGCAGAAGAATCCTGTCGGACTCCAGTCCTGGCCCAGGGAAGAAGGGGACAGACAGCATTAAATGTCCTGCGTATATGCCAGGCTGTCCATCAATGAACTAAAGCAGAGGCTGACCAGATGTGCAAATAGCAGAGGGAACTTGAAGCTGCAAATGTTCAAGACCCTGATTTCAATCCAAACCCCCTGGTTAAGGGGATTTGGCATTGTGCGAGgcacatctttttttaaaaaatcaatccaGTAGGGCCAATATTATGTGGTTTGGGAGAGAGGCAATATGTGAGAATCTCTCTCctacctcttcctccactcccctgaAGCCTGGACCAAAGGAGTCCAGTGGATTCTTCCCATGAATTTTGCTTAACAGAATAGAACATACCCTGTGCTGCAAGAGACTTACTAATTTAGTAGAAACATATTAATTAAAAAAGCCCTAACGTTTTATGCTGCTCCATATAGATTGGATTTGCATGTGAAACAGTCAGTGAATAAGGCATCgtaagaaagtgtgtgtgtgtgtgtgtgtgtgtgtatgtatgtgtgtaaggGATAATGTCATTTTCAGCACCAAAGGTTAACAAACAATGAGTTAATGATTAACCttaatagaaatacatttttCTAATTGAGGACAAATGGCTTATACATTTTAACAGCTGTCAGTTGCACTAAAACATAGAACATTGGACCCAGTTTGTATTATCAGGAACATTTTCTCGGGTTGCTGTGAACCCATTCTGCTTCACCCGGTCTATTGCTCTTTCTTGTTCACTATGCCATTGCCTGCAGACAAGTTGTCTTTGGGAAAACCATTCTTGATTTCCTTCCCAGCTGGGATCTCCTTCAGATCTTTCTTTAATGGCTTGTTCCGGTATGTCTGGGGGGGGGAGTGTAGAAGGGGGTAGAGTAGTGAGAATTAACAACACTTCTATATATTCTTAATTACATTAGGAGGCAGTCTTAATTTACATTGTGGGTTCTTTCTTTTTACCTACTTAAAATTTTCTTGTACTGGAGAATTTCTCtttaacccatcagtggtatttattgagctcaaaaATGGATCCTACAGGTCAGACACCTCAGCAGCATGATGCTTCATGCTCAGCAAGCTTGTGTTTCTTGTTGCACCAGAAACACGTCTGGCAGGGACAAGACAGAGAGTCATTCTGCACAAATCACTGGCCCTAGAATCAATTCCTGTGTGCacattctcagtcctgaagttttAGGTTCTACCCGCCATTCTTAACTGGAGACCCCAGCCAtcattgttaagcactgtattaagcacttaagagagtgtaCACCTGAAACAAGAAGCATGCTCCCTCTCTCTAGCAGTTTGCAACTGAATGGGGGAAGCAGACTGACCAAAACagctttcaataataatgataattgtggtatttgttaagcgcttactatgtgccaggcactgtactaacccctgggatagagacaatgtaattgtgttgcacacagtccctgtcccacatggggctcacaatcttcatccccgttttacagatgagggaactgaggcacagagaagttcagtgactgcaGGAGGATGAACATGGAGAGAACCAGAAAACACAGGAAAACATTTCACTGCACGGAGTTCATGGTTTATTTAAAATGTGAACTATACATGTATTGGTTAGCAGGGAGTGAAGAAATTTGGATAGGTAGAGTCttcctagaggagcagcatggtgtactggctagagcacaggcctgggaataagaggatgtgggttctagtcctggctctgccacttgtctgccgtgtgaccttgggtgagtcacttcactactctgtgcctcagttaccttatctgcaaaatggggtttgagactgagagccccacatgggacagtgaccgtgtccaactcgatttgcttgtgtccaccccagcgttcagtactagcctggcacatagtaagtacttaacaaataccataattattattattcctacaatggtattcattatgaAGGGATTGAAACTGTAGGTTCCACTTTCTTCTTCTGGTTATGAAGTACTGAAGTGATGACTTTAGCTATCCTTACTGTTCTTGATTTTGACTTCCTTTGTTTAGTATTTTTCTTCCTTAGATGTCATCTGAGGACACATTTGTATTTTAAAGCCTTTGTTCAGTCAAAAGTCTATTAAGTGCCCCGAGGGACTTCCTGGCTGCTTTATGAGAGTCAAGGagctggaaaggttagccagaAGTCACTTTCTATGTTTGTCATGGGTCTAAACTATTAATGGTTTCctttttgggaaaatacaaatcaGAAAATGGGACCTCTTGTTTCACTGAAAAACCCCAGATATAGTTGGCAATGATGCATGGCTGGGGTCACATGTTCAACAGTCATTCAGCACATTTGTGTATTTTAGAAGATTTCTAATCAGAGCAATTTACAACTCTATCTGAAATCCTTCTGAGTCCTCTTAAGGAGTTCCTTACAAATGGGCTTAACTAGAAATGACCATGAAATTGAAAGCTGAATCTAGAAACGGGTTTATTAActcagttatactctcccaagcacttagtgcagagctctgcatgctgtacacactcaataaacatcatcgattgattattaaattttaaaaatgtcattgcCCCTTAAAGCAGCTAACGCGATCTTTCCACAGTCATGGATACTTGATGTTTTCTCTAATGTGCAACTCTGTAGTTCAATTAGTTTAGCATAAAGAATGAGTACTCCTACTTACTGAAGACTAAGCATTATCCCATGCAAACAAGGCATTTTATTTCAATGAGCATTCATTTACTGAAAGGCATTTTATTTCAACGAGCATTATGCAACTGGTGCACAAAATAAAACTACAGTGTAAGTCGGCAGAAAATAcaactataaataaattaaatatgatGCCATATTCAGCCCACGCAGGTATTTAACTTACCTGGATGTAAAAATTTATGAAGAGTATGACAAGTGTGAGCATATACGAAGACTGGAAAATGAGACACCCGAAGGGAAAGCCACATGGTGCCACAACTGCACTCATAGTGTGTGTAATGGTCAGAAGAAACTGAACCTGAAAGAGACCCCAAAATTCACAAGTGTGAACGCTCTGCTAGTTCGCTTGAGGTTTTTAGTCACACAAAACCTATTTACATGTTTGGGGAATCTATAAACCAATTGTACTGTTTCCGAAGTGCAGCTGTTGATAACGACTCCCTTAAGTCTTCAAGGCATAAATGGTAATGAAATAGAAATATGCTTCTGGAGTATTACTGATTTTCACCAGGGGTTTATGGCTGCAAAAtggaactttttaaaaaatttgcaaACCTACTCTGTGTGCttactcctttctttctcccttctccttagttttctcttctttttctatcCTCCCGGTCCTGTTGGTCTCCTCCCATTCTTCATgctttcttccctctgcctttcttcCTGCATAACTCCCTTCCCACCAAGTGTCCTCTACTTTTTTCTCTAACCCCTCCCCTTTGTCCACCAcatcctctgtttctctccccccttccctcccccccccacacccctgaccaactttcccttccccctgagtgggcaagaagaagcatggctcagtgcaaggagcccaggcctgggagtcagaggacttggattctaatcccagctctatcacttgtctgctctgaggggcaagtcacttaaacttctctctgcctcagttccctcatctgtaaattagggattaaatacctgttctccttcctccttacactataagccccctgtgggacaggaactctgttcaacctgattaaaatgtatctgccccagagcttagaacaatgtttgacacattgtaagcatttaatcatctttattattactattattccctatGCACAAACTTCAGATGGCTGCAAAGAGGGTTTAAAGCTGAACTGAAATGagggggaaaatggaaagaaaagctaACATACCAATTGAGCCTGGGTGAGGTATTTTTTCCACCAGAGGTACTTGTGCATGGATGGAATCACAGACAGTCCATAGTACGAATACATTAGAACATGAATAAAACTGTTCAGTGTTGGTCCAAAGAAACCTATGGGAAACCAATGGAAGGTAGAGACAGAGCATTGCTTCTTCTAACAATCCCAGTGTTTTTGAAGATGTAACCAGTGTATGTGACACAAAGGTTGTTTGTTGAGTGTATCTTCTGGGAATAAGTTACTTAATGCTGTCAAATGATTTTTCAGTTGAACGTGCATATTTCCTTGGAACTCAGGATTTTGCAAACCCCAACCAATGACGTAAGTTCCTAAAATAACAATGAATATCTTTCTATACAGAACATACAACCTGATGTCAAGTCACAGGCTAGGACACATTGtgcacaattcctgtcctgcaGGATTGCTGCTTTCATTCATCTGGGCAGCCAAAATAGGTGAACTTTTTGGAGGGCAATTTGCTATGATTTTTTTCCCTGAGAGTTAGGGTCTTTGCCTAACCACAACTTCATAAACCTCACTCTTCCATACATTCCAGAGGATGCCAGAGGATGAAATTGGAATGGGACGGTCCATGTGAGTGAGTGTCCCAGGGCTGATATTATTGGGTTTGTTTCTTTTCTGATCAGGGAGCCTACAATCAAATGATAAAACAGTGGAGAAGCATTTTGGCCTATAGGAAaataagagcacaggtctgggagttacaggacctgggttttagtcccagctctgccacatgtaactttgggaaagtcacttgacttctgtacttcagtttcttcatctttaaaagggggactgaatactttttctccctcggactgtgtttgatctgcctATACTCTAGCACCCCCAGCATTAACTATCAaatcttggcacatagcgagaacttaaataccattatgggggttatttttgattttttaatcACTTTGCTCACTGGGGGCCAAGGCATTGTGCATTAGTTGTCATACCTAGTCTTTGGAGTTTCAGGTACAAGGCCAAGATCCCTGCCTTAAGTCTGTTCTTTTTCTACCTGGAATGGGTTGTCAGAATGGAAGTTGGGAATAGTCTTGGTGATGGGTGCAGCTCACAGTTCTCCCTGCATGGTGCCCACAGTAAAAGGAAAAATCTGGTGGGTTGAACAGTTAGGAACTAAGAATCTTTTAAAGAAATTCCCAGGGAGCCTAACagtttaagcccgtcaaatggcagggactgtctctgttgccaacttgttcattccaagcgctaagtacagtgctctgcacatagtaagcgctcaataaatactattgaatgagttagGGCCCCAGAAATTGACATAATTAGTGAGCGAAAAATCTCCCCAGTCATTTTTCCTCTCAGCACAGCCAGCAGCTCCTTGATTGACCCAGTTCTTCTCCCCAGCTGTAGGTTTCCTGTTGCCAAACCAGTGCTCCATTCAATGCTCGCAGCTACCTGAAGAAAGGACCTCAAAATGTGACTGGTTCTTTCCAGAGAGTTTctatgtgggagggagggggcagatttGCTGCTCATTTTCTAGGTTTTACTCTAAAGCTATACAGTAAATTGCCTGGctccattcagtcacatttactgagtgcttactgtgtgtagagcactgtactaagcgcttgggagaggacaatagaataaacagacaaattctctgcccacaacaagttccaGGCTGTGATGAAGTCAGTGATAAAGATGAAATGGGCCCTACATGTTCCCCTCTTGCAAGCTTGCTAAAATTCACAAGCCCAGAAGAAATTTTACCAGATCTTCTGCATCTCAAGAGACATGCAGGGAGCAAACAACATGAAATCTTTGCCATGTGCCCATAGTGATTCAACATTCATCTGCTACCCAacgctagaagcagtgtggcctaggggatagagcccgggcctgggaggcagaaggtcataggttctaattccagctccgtcactcatctgctgtttgaccttgggcaagtctctgtgcctcagttccctcatctgtaaaatggggattaagacagataccaggtgggacagggactgtgtccaacccaattatcttgtatctaccccagagcttagaacagtgcctggcacatagtaagcacttttaaaataccttaataataattattataattattatttacttcaGCGGTAAATTGGAAACTGGAGACAACTGCAGGGTGTCTAGTTTATCCGGATCAACTCTTGTAACCTCAAAGGAACCTGGCACTCTAGCATAACTACAGAAAAACATCTTTCTGAGCATGCCTGAACCTGGATTAGATGCATGGGTAGCAATAAGAAGCTAATCAGTCTATGCCTAATACGTTTACCCCAAACTACAGCTAGGTGCTTGGCATCACAGCTCTGGAggaatttatttgaatattttcAACTCTCCTGAGCTTCCTCGCCTTATCATGGACAAAGAGAAATTAGTCATTTGAGTCTAATGCTTAAAGTTGCTATAGTATTCAACCCTGTATGGAATCTGTCATCCTCAAACCACTCGATTAACATGGAGGCAGTGGCAGATAAATTACTTCCGATTTATTTTTGAATTCTTCAGTGAATGAAATGCATCCATTGAAAGCTGAAACAAAACTGTTCAACTTGATAATTGTCCTTCCATCAGCAATTGGAGCTAAGGGACTGGATCCAAATCAATCTGGGAGTGCTGCCAAGAGACCTTTTTTCCTACCACTGAGACTCTGATTTGCATTGACTGTCACTGATGGGAGAAGCAGAAGCCGACTGTCCTTGGGCTTCTCAGTAAGCTGTCTCTGGCAAACCCCAAGCCTCTGGTAAAGCTACTTTTCAAAAATCTGGCCAACTCCGATTAGACCTTTGGACGAAGGAGGCTATGTAAAATACTATTAATCACTTTCAGTGACAACCCAGAAGTATGCTCTATTTAGGAAGCTGGGAAAAGCACAAAGCAGTGAAGGGAAAGAATGAGCCAGTGTAGGTAACGCAACAGCCCAGCAGTGGCTAATAATCTAGGCCCAACTGGGCCACCTTTCCAATTGCCATTTTGGAAAAGTGGAAGGGACAAAGACCACTGAGGCTTGTgccagggaagcagggtggcttagagcGAGCCTGGGtccgggagtctgaggacctgagttctaatccaagctcttccAGTTGCTAAATGTGTGATTTTGGAtaatttcacttaacttctctgtgcccagtttcctcaactgtaaaatggagattcaatacctgttttccctcctacttagactgcgagccccatgcggaaaaGGGTCTGTGTCTGGCCTACTCaacgtatctaacccagtgcttagaacggggtttgatgcatagaaagtgcttaagaaatcccataaaAAAGTCAAAAATTGTGGTCCTTTCTCATTTATGCTGCTCCAGTTCCAATTCAATTTGCCAAAGAGTGAATTGTTAAGGGAACTTCTCATAAGCCGAGAAACGAATCCAAACTTACTCTGTCCACAAGGTATCCAGTTCATAACACACCACCAAATATTAAACATGGAGGCATGATGGTATACATGAAGAAAAGTGATCTGACTGTTTTTCTTCCGCAAAACAAAGAAAATCGTGTCCATGAACTCTATCGATTTGGAGAAGTAGTACCACCACAACACTTTGGCCACCTaaaagtgagaagagaaaaagTACGAGTCAGTGAGTTCCTCCTATGTTGATTCCCAGTGGGAAATGAAGCATTTTGGACCATAAAACATCTTACTGGATCAAACAcctaataggggaagcagcatagcttagtggataaagtacgggcctgggagtcagaagacctgggttctagtcctggttcctccacttgtctgctgtgtgaccttgggcaagtcacttaacttccctatgcaatagcttcctcaactgcaaagggGGATTTGatagccgttctccctcttacttgtctgtaagccccatgtgagacagggactgtatttggcctgattaacttgtatttatcctagcacttagaacagtgcttggcacatagtaagtacttacatgCCATTAAAAACCCCCTCAAATTTCAGGGAGAGGCATGTAGTTTCACTTAGAGATAAGACAGTAGAATGGGTTATCTGTAAAAATTGTGGACTCTTCTTCCCTAGAGATGTTTATTAATCAGGTGTTTAAAAGAATCTCTTCAAACTTGGACAGTCACAAGTTTCACAATCTTGCTTTTATTTACCGAGTCAAGCAAGGTGTCTATTATTGATCTGCAACAACAGTAGGGAGCAACTGACTGACAAA
This sequence is a window from Ornithorhynchus anatinus isolate Pmale09 chromosome X2, mOrnAna1.pri.v4, whole genome shotgun sequence. Protein-coding genes within it:
- the ELOVL2 gene encoding elongation of very long chain fatty acids protein 2, translating into MLDSYLPTFFLTVTYLLSIWLGSKYMKNRPAFSLRSYLIVYNLGITLLSFYMLLELILSSWEGGYNLQCQNLNSAGKSDIRVAKVLWWYYFSKSIEFMDTIFFVLRKKNSQITFLHVYHHASMFNIWWCVMNWIPCGQSFFGPTLNSFIHVLMYSYYGLSVIPSMHKYLWWKKYLTQAQLVQFLLTITHTMSAVVAPCGFPFGCLIFQSSYMLTLVILFINFYIQTYRNKPLKKDLKEIPAGKEIKNGFPKDNLSAGNGIVNKKEQ